In Planifilum fimeticola, a single window of DNA contains:
- the rho gene encoding transcription termination factor Rho, with translation MTLSDLENRRLTDLYKLAKEYQIPYYSQMKKKELIFAILKARAERDGLLFMEGVLDILPEGYGFLRPINYLPSSEDIYISASQIRRFDLRPGDLVSGKVRPPKENERYFGLLHVEAVNGEDPNQAAERLHFPALTPLYPQKKLTLETTPDRLSTRIMDLIAPVGLGQRGLIVAQPKAGKTMLLKEIANSIAENYPEIELFVLLIDERPEEVTDMQRSVKAEVVSSTFDELPENHIKVAELVLERAQRLVEHKRDVVILLDSITRLARAYNLVIPPSGRTLSGGIDPTAFHRPKRFFGAARNIEEGGSLTILATALVETGSRMDDVIYEEFKGTGNLEVHLDRRLAERRIFPAIDIRRSGTRREELLLSKEELEKLWMLRRSMTDSPEYIEAFINKLAGTKTNAEFLATLEARPRRSSTAS, from the coding sequence ATGACGCTCAGCGATCTGGAAAACCGCCGTTTAACCGATTTGTACAAGTTGGCGAAGGAATACCAGATTCCCTATTACAGTCAAATGAAAAAGAAAGAATTGATTTTCGCAATTCTGAAGGCCCGGGCGGAACGGGACGGACTTCTGTTCATGGAAGGGGTTCTGGACATTCTGCCCGAGGGCTACGGCTTTTTGCGGCCGATCAACTATCTTCCCTCCTCGGAGGACATTTACATCTCGGCTTCCCAAATCCGCCGGTTTGACCTTCGACCCGGCGATCTGGTATCCGGGAAGGTGCGTCCGCCGAAGGAGAATGAACGCTATTTCGGCCTGCTTCACGTCGAGGCGGTCAACGGGGAAGACCCCAATCAGGCTGCCGAACGGCTTCATTTCCCCGCCCTTACACCCTTGTACCCCCAGAAGAAGTTGACCCTGGAAACCACGCCGGACCGATTGTCCACCCGCATCATGGATCTGATCGCCCCCGTCGGGCTGGGGCAGCGGGGCCTGATCGTCGCCCAGCCGAAGGCGGGAAAAACGATGCTTCTGAAGGAGATTGCCAACAGCATCGCCGAAAATTATCCCGAGATCGAGCTGTTCGTCCTCCTGATCGACGAGCGTCCGGAAGAAGTGACCGACATGCAGCGTTCGGTCAAGGCGGAAGTGGTCAGTTCGACCTTCGACGAGCTGCCGGAGAATCACATCAAGGTGGCCGAGCTGGTGCTGGAGCGGGCCCAGCGGCTGGTGGAGCACAAGCGGGATGTGGTGATTCTGCTGGACAGCATCACCCGGCTGGCCCGGGCCTACAACCTGGTGATCCCCCCGAGCGGACGGACCCTTTCCGGCGGGATCGATCCCACCGCCTTTCACCGGCCGAAGCGTTTCTTCGGAGCGGCCCGAAACATCGAAGAGGGGGGAAGTCTCACCATTTTGGCCACGGCGCTGGTGGAGACGGGTTCCCGGATGGACGACGTGATTTACGAGGAATTCAAGGGAACCGGCAACCTGGAGGTTCATCTGGACCGTCGGTTGGCGGAGCGGAGGATCTTTCCGGCGATTGATATCCGCCGCTCCGGCACGCGCCGGGAGGAGTTGCTCCTGTCCAAGGAGGAATTGGAAAAGCTGTGGATGCTCCGCCGGTCGATGACGGATTCTCCGGAATATATCGAGGCTTTCATCAACAAACTGGCCGGCACCAAAACCAATGCGGAGTTTCTGGCTACGCTCGAGGCCCGACCCCGGCGATCCAGCACCGCTTCCTGA
- the fsa gene encoding fructose-6-phosphate aldolase — translation MKLFIDSADVNEIREAQSLGILSGVTTNPTLVAKTGRSFVELLKEILEITEGPVSAEVLSTDADGMVKEAEPLAALSDRVTIKIPMTWEGLKAVHRLAQKGIPTNVTLVFSANQALMAARAGATFVSPFVGRLDDISHDGTQLIQQVAHIFSLHGIDTEIIAASIRHPVHVIQAAESGAHIATLPFKVIKQMVNHPLTDKGVERFLADWENAKREAAKV, via the coding sequence GTGAAGCTTTTCATCGATTCCGCAGATGTAAACGAAATCCGCGAAGCGCAGTCCCTGGGGATCCTGTCGGGAGTCACCACCAACCCGACCCTGGTGGCCAAGACGGGCCGTTCCTTCGTCGAGCTGCTCAAGGAGATTCTGGAGATCACCGAAGGTCCCGTCAGCGCCGAGGTGCTCTCCACGGACGCCGACGGCATGGTGAAGGAAGCGGAGCCCCTGGCCGCCCTGTCGGATCGGGTGACCATCAAGATTCCGATGACCTGGGAGGGGCTGAAGGCGGTTCATCGCTTGGCCCAGAAAGGGATTCCCACCAACGTGACGCTGGTGTTTTCCGCCAACCAGGCGCTGATGGCGGCCCGGGCGGGGGCGACCTTCGTCAGTCCCTTCGTCGGTCGGCTCGATGACATCAGCCACGACGGAACCCAGTTGATCCAACAAGTCGCCCACATCTTCTCCCTTCACGGAATTGACACGGAGATCATTGCCGCCAGCATCCGGCATCCCGTTCACGTCATCCAGGCGGCGGAAAGCGGCGCCCACATCGCGACGCTTCCCTTCAAGGTGATCAAGCAGATGGTGAACCATCCGCTGACCGACAAGGGTGTGGAACGGTTTTTGGCCGACTGGGAAAACGCCAAGCGCGAGGCGGCCAAGGTTTGA
- a CDS encoding CPBP family intramembrane glutamic endopeptidase gives MISMLLQFLPFILILWLANMAEDRRYPEAPQLGRGFAIASYLMLGLIYVMFFLGGLFLLTLSLLPAEILEPEPEVNVRLLGIGIWAPSLVGLLFFIPRVRRWIARAIPIDPENPVHVISLSMSMLIILELLMILGIGLENLAAIGESENLSVSISELWTQDIAMLLLGLIGVGWLSRRKFGESLARLGIVKPSVREIAFGLGIGLLLVALAFGLEYVAAFFGISADPEVEELTKQLLGSLFTTVPGILTLGLAAALGEETVFRGALQPRFGLLLTSILFALMHSNYGFSLSTLIVFLVGLALGAVRLRFNTSTSMVVHATYNITLGVLANVLPDF, from the coding sequence ATGATTTCGATGCTGCTGCAATTTTTGCCCTTTATCTTGATCTTGTGGCTGGCTAACATGGCCGAGGACCGGCGATATCCCGAAGCGCCCCAACTGGGAAGGGGATTCGCCATCGCCAGCTATCTGATGCTCGGGCTGATTTATGTTATGTTTTTTTTGGGCGGATTGTTTCTGCTCACACTATCCCTGTTGCCTGCAGAAATTTTGGAACCGGAACCGGAAGTCAATGTCCGGCTGTTGGGAATCGGAATTTGGGCGCCATCCCTGGTGGGGCTTTTATTTTTCATCCCCCGGGTGAGGCGATGGATCGCCCGGGCCATTCCCATCGATCCGGAGAACCCGGTACACGTGATTTCCCTCTCCATGTCGATGCTGATTATTCTTGAACTGCTGATGATTCTGGGAATCGGTTTGGAAAATCTCGCCGCCATTGGAGAATCGGAAAACCTCAGCGTCTCCATATCCGAACTGTGGACCCAGGATATCGCGATGCTGCTGCTCGGTTTGATCGGAGTGGGGTGGCTGTCCCGCAGGAAATTCGGTGAATCCCTCGCCCGCCTGGGAATCGTCAAGCCCTCCGTCCGGGAAATCGCCTTTGGCCTGGGCATCGGCTTGTTGCTGGTGGCGCTCGCCTTCGGTTTGGAATACGTGGCTGCCTTTTTCGGAATTTCGGCCGATCCGGAAGTGGAAGAGTTGACAAAGCAATTGCTCGGCTCTTTGTTTACAACGGTTCCCGGGATTCTCACCCTGGGCCTCGCCGCCGCCCTCGGCGAGGAAACCGTGTTTCGGGGAGCGCTTCAGCCGCGCTTCGGCCTGCTGCTCACCTCCATTCTCTTCGCCCTGATGCACAGCAATTACGGCTTCAGCCTCTCCACCCTGATCGTTTTCCTGGTGGGCCTCGCCCTGGGGGCGGTTCGCCTGCGGTTCAACACTTCCACCTCCATGGTGGTGCACGCCACCTACAATATCACCCTGGGCGTGCTCGCCAACGTACTGCCGGACTTTTAG
- a CDS encoding M23 family metallopeptidase — MASKKALVASSLSLCTASWLVSGQGQAVHAADDIRGMNPSEWEDERVAQAVLYQYLSPISSVAEGNLATKKESNPLTYKVKRGDTLYGIGKVYGVDYRKLAAFNRIKNPRLLQVGKVLKLPLKRKWVRVKEGETLESLAKTYKTSEKLLKKLNPGVAAAGSVYTGQVIAVPSPIKVKMPKMGRENGSKRKVLRHASAAAGASSFSWPVWGQITSRYGWRNGRMHNGIDIWNEKRTSNVIRAALGGRVIKAGYSNGYGNLVVVDHGNGWVTYYAHLSRITVSKGQVVGKGQSLGYMGQTGNATGVHLHFEVHRNGRPVNPLSVLP; from the coding sequence ATGGCAAGCAAGAAGGCGTTGGTCGCGTCGTCCCTGTCGCTGTGCACCGCTTCATGGCTGGTAAGCGGGCAGGGACAAGCGGTCCATGCTGCCGACGACATCCGTGGGATGAACCCGTCCGAATGGGAAGACGAGCGGGTGGCTCAGGCGGTCCTGTATCAGTACCTCAGCCCCATCTCCAGCGTGGCGGAAGGCAACTTGGCGACCAAAAAGGAGTCCAATCCGCTGACCTACAAGGTGAAGCGGGGAGATACCTTGTACGGGATCGGAAAGGTGTACGGAGTCGATTACCGGAAATTGGCGGCCTTCAACCGCATCAAGAATCCGAGGCTGCTACAGGTGGGCAAGGTGCTGAAACTGCCCTTGAAACGGAAATGGGTTCGGGTCAAAGAGGGGGAGACGCTGGAATCCCTGGCCAAAACCTATAAGACCAGCGAAAAGTTGCTGAAAAAATTGAATCCGGGTGTGGCCGCCGCCGGCTCGGTCTACACGGGGCAGGTGATCGCCGTTCCCAGTCCCATCAAGGTGAAGATGCCGAAGATGGGCCGGGAAAACGGGTCGAAACGGAAGGTGTTGCGCCACGCTTCTGCGGCTGCCGGTGCGTCTTCCTTCAGCTGGCCGGTCTGGGGGCAGATCACCAGCCGGTACGGATGGAGAAACGGACGCATGCACAACGGGATCGACATATGGAACGAGAAGCGGACCAGCAACGTCATCCGCGCCGCCCTGGGCGGACGGGTCATCAAGGCCGGGTATTCGAACGGGTACGGCAATCTGGTCGTGGTGGACCACGGAAACGGCTGGGTGACCTATTACGCCCATCTGAGCCGGATCACCGTCAGCAAGGGGCAGGTGGTGGGCAAGGGCCAATCCCTGGGATACATGGGCCAAACGGGCAATGCGACGGGGGTTCACCTCCATTTTGAAGTGCATCGGAACGGTCGGCCCGTCAATCCGCTGTCCGTTCTTCCCTGA
- a CDS encoding 3-keto-5-aminohexanoate cleavage protein, producing MDKLIITAALVGAEVTREDTPHLPVTPEEIGEAAAEAREAGAAIAHIHVRDAEGKPSQDRELYRRAIEEIRKRCDIIIQVSTGGAVGMTAEERLQPVALRPEMATLTTGTVNFGDGVFLNPPQEIEHFAKVMQECGVRPEFEIFDVGMIQNALRLVKKGLVTGHLHFDFVLGVPGGIPATAQNLLHLVGQLPEEATWTVAGVGRAQLPMAVLGIVLGGHVRVGLEDNIWYRKGQLATNAQLVARIVRIAREMDRDIATPGEARRLLGLSG from the coding sequence ATGGACAAGCTGATCATCACCGCGGCGCTGGTGGGAGCGGAGGTGACCCGGGAGGACACCCCCCATCTGCCCGTCACTCCGGAAGAGATCGGGGAGGCGGCGGCGGAGGCCCGGGAGGCGGGGGCGGCGATCGCCCACATCCACGTCCGGGACGCCGAGGGAAAGCCCAGTCAAGACCGGGAGCTTTACCGCCGGGCGATCGAGGAGATTCGCAAGCGGTGCGACATCATCATACAGGTGTCTACAGGGGGAGCCGTCGGCATGACCGCCGAGGAGCGGCTTCAGCCCGTCGCGTTGCGCCCGGAGATGGCCACCCTGACGACGGGAACGGTCAATTTCGGTGACGGGGTGTTCCTCAACCCGCCGCAGGAAATCGAACATTTTGCGAAAGTGATGCAGGAATGCGGGGTCCGTCCCGAATTCGAAATCTTCGATGTGGGGATGATCCAGAACGCCCTTCGCCTGGTGAAAAAGGGGCTGGTGACGGGTCACCTCCATTTCGACTTCGTCCTGGGCGTGCCGGGAGGCATCCCGGCCACGGCGCAAAACCTGCTCCATCTGGTGGGACAGCTGCCGGAGGAGGCGACGTGGACGGTGGCCGGCGTCGGGCGGGCGCAGCTGCCCATGGCGGTGTTGGGCATCGTCCTGGGCGGACACGTCCGGGTCGGGCTGGAGGACAACATCTGGTACCGGAAGGGTCAGCTGGCCACCAATGCCCAGCTGGTGGCCCGCATCGTCCGCATCGCCCGGGAGATGGACCGGGACATCGCCACGCCCGGGGAGGCGCGCCGCCTGTTGGGCCTTAGCGGGTGA
- the rpmE gene encoding 50S ribosomal protein L31, whose protein sequence is MKAAIHPEYKLTTVTCACGNTFETGSTKENIRVDICSACHPFFTGEQKTVHKGGRVDRFKKKYNLK, encoded by the coding sequence ATGAAGGCGGCCATTCATCCCGAATACAAACTGACAACGGTTACCTGCGCCTGCGGGAATACTTTTGAAACGGGATCGACCAAAGAAAACATCCGCGTTGACATTTGTTCCGCCTGCCATCCCTTCTTTACCGGGGAGCAGAAAACGGTGCACAAGGGCGGACGGGTCGACCGGTTCAAGAAAAAGTACAATCTCAAATGA
- a CDS encoding thymidine kinase, translated as MAQAPVHMQKQGWIEVICGGMFSGKSEELIRRVRRARIAKQRVSVFKPAIDDRYHSEAIASHNGELMEAQPVQRAEEILDAVSADCQVVAIDEVQFFDGVIVEVCQRLADQGMRVICAGLDQDFRGRPFGPTPTLLAVAEFVTKLQAICVRCGGPASRTQRIVDGRPVREDDPVIRVGASEQYEARCRHCHEVLRRETFPSSFSTS; from the coding sequence ATGGCGCAAGCACCGGTGCATATGCAGAAGCAGGGATGGATTGAAGTGATCTGCGGCGGCATGTTTTCCGGAAAGAGCGAGGAACTCATCCGTCGAGTCCGCCGGGCCCGGATCGCAAAGCAGCGGGTCTCGGTATTCAAGCCGGCGATCGATGACCGTTACCACAGCGAGGCGATCGCTTCCCACAACGGCGAGCTGATGGAAGCGCAACCCGTCCAGAGGGCCGAAGAGATTTTGGACGCCGTATCTGCCGATTGCCAGGTGGTGGCCATCGATGAGGTGCAGTTTTTTGACGGGGTCATCGTCGAGGTTTGTCAGCGCTTGGCCGACCAGGGAATGCGGGTGATCTGCGCCGGGTTGGACCAGGACTTCAGGGGGCGCCCGTTCGGGCCGACTCCGACGCTGCTGGCCGTAGCCGAATTTGTGACCAAGTTGCAGGCCATCTGTGTCCGCTGCGGAGGGCCGGCCAGCCGGACCCAGCGGATCGTCGACGGCAGGCCGGTCAGGGAAGATGACCCGGTGATCCGCGTCGGGGCTTCCGAGCAATATGAAGCACGTTGTCGCCATTGCCACGAAGTGCTCCGTCGGGAAACATTTCCGAGCAGCTTTTCCACCTCCTGA
- a CDS encoding UDP-N-acetylglucosamine 1-carboxyvinyltransferase, producing the protein MEILKIKGGRPLIGSIPVSGAKNSALALLPATLLAETPCTIENVPAIRDVRVFVKLLRRMGAEVVVEGSTLSVDAARVTNRPMIDGGVRSLRASCYLMGALLGRFGEAVVGLPGGCHLGPRPIDQHIKGFEALGATVSQRDGAIHLKAPRLKGARIYLDVVSVGATINIMLAAVFAEGLTVIENAAKEPEIVDVATFLNGMGARIKGAGTDVIRIRGTSRLNGCRHAIIPDRIEAGTYMIAAAATGGEVRVDQVIPLHLEPISAKLREMGIPVTEGDESVTVKGPKSLLPVDIKTHPYPGFPTDLQPPFTTLLTQAAGTSLVIENVSEGRLRHVLELNRMGARIRTDGRMAMIEGGTPLTGIQVRAVDLRAGAALVVAGLIAEGETVITDIHHIDRGYEQIDGKLRQLGADVRRE; encoded by the coding sequence ATGGAAATCTTGAAGATCAAGGGTGGTCGTCCCTTGATCGGATCCATCCCGGTCAGCGGGGCCAAAAACAGTGCGCTCGCCCTTCTTCCGGCCACACTGCTCGCCGAGACCCCCTGCACCATCGAGAATGTACCGGCGATCCGCGATGTGAGGGTCTTCGTGAAACTTCTGCGCCGGATGGGTGCCGAGGTCGTGGTGGAGGGTTCGACCCTCAGCGTGGATGCAGCCCGGGTGACCAACCGTCCGATGATCGACGGCGGCGTGCGGAGCCTGCGCGCCTCCTGTTACCTGATGGGGGCCCTGCTCGGCCGTTTCGGGGAAGCCGTCGTCGGTCTGCCGGGCGGATGCCATCTCGGCCCCCGACCGATCGACCAGCACATCAAGGGCTTTGAAGCCCTGGGAGCGACCGTATCCCAGCGGGACGGGGCGATCCACCTGAAAGCGCCTCGGCTAAAAGGCGCCCGCATCTATTTGGACGTGGTCAGCGTCGGCGCGACGATCAACATCATGTTGGCGGCGGTCTTTGCCGAAGGTTTGACCGTGATCGAAAATGCGGCGAAGGAGCCGGAGATCGTCGATGTGGCCACCTTTTTGAATGGGATGGGTGCCCGGATCAAAGGGGCGGGTACCGACGTGATACGCATTCGCGGTACGTCCCGTCTGAACGGATGCCGCCATGCGATCATCCCCGATCGCATCGAGGCGGGAACCTATATGATCGCCGCCGCCGCGACGGGTGGGGAAGTGCGCGTGGATCAGGTGATCCCCCTTCATCTGGAGCCGATCTCCGCCAAGCTGCGGGAGATGGGAATTCCCGTGACGGAAGGGGATGAGTCGGTCACGGTCAAAGGACCGAAGTCCCTTCTCCCCGTGGACATCAAAACGCATCCGTATCCGGGGTTCCCCACGGATCTACAACCACCCTTCACCACCCTCCTGACCCAGGCCGCGGGTACCAGCCTGGTCATTGAAAACGTCTCTGAAGGACGGCTGAGGCACGTCCTGGAACTGAACCGAATGGGCGCCCGGATCCGCACCGACGGTCGGATGGCGATGATCGAGGGAGGCACGCCCCTTACCGGGATACAGGTGAGGGCGGTGGACCTTCGGGCGGGAGCCGCCCTGGTGGTGGCCGGGCTGATTGCGGAAGGAGAAACCGTCATCACCGACATCCATCACATCGACCGCGGCTACGAGCAGATCGACGGGAAACTGAGGCAGCTCGGCGCCGACGTACGGCGGGAATAA
- a CDS encoding response regulator, protein MQDKKVLVVDDQYGIRVLLKEVFSKDGFCVYQAENGQVALEMIQKIHPDLILLDMKMPGMDGIEFLRRLQGVQPMPKVIMMTAYGELDMVQEATKLGALAHLTKPFDIVELRSEVLKQLVS, encoded by the coding sequence CTGCAGGATAAAAAAGTTCTGGTGGTGGATGACCAGTACGGTATTCGCGTCCTGCTGAAAGAGGTGTTTTCAAAGGACGGTTTTTGTGTCTACCAGGCGGAAAACGGGCAAGTGGCTCTGGAGATGATCCAAAAAATCCATCCGGATCTGATTCTGTTGGACATGAAGATGCCGGGGATGGACGGAATCGAGTTTCTTCGCCGGCTTCAGGGCGTCCAACCGATGCCCAAGGTGATCATGATGACGGCCTACGGAGAGCTGGATATGGTTCAGGAAGCGACGAAACTGGGCGCTTTGGCCCATTTGACCAAACCCTTTGACATTGTGGAGTTGCGTTCGGAAGTGCTCAAGCAGCTGGTGTCGTAG
- a CDS encoding hotdog domain-containing protein, which produces MTRLEAKIRIRLSQSDAHYGGNLVDGARILALFGDVATELLIRHDGDEGLFVAYDSVEFCAPVYAGDFIEAVGWLEKVGNTSRRMRFAAYKVIEAGIDPKVPSAARVLEEPILVTRASGTCVVPKDRQRRSGGGD; this is translated from the coding sequence ATGACCCGGTTGGAAGCGAAGATCCGCATTCGGCTCAGTCAGTCGGACGCCCATTACGGGGGGAATCTGGTGGACGGAGCGCGCATTTTGGCTCTGTTCGGCGATGTGGCCACCGAGCTCTTGATCCGTCACGACGGAGATGAAGGGCTTTTTGTCGCCTACGATTCCGTCGAATTCTGCGCGCCGGTCTACGCCGGAGATTTTATCGAAGCCGTCGGTTGGCTGGAGAAAGTGGGCAACACCTCCCGCCGGATGCGTTTTGCCGCCTACAAGGTGATCGAGGCGGGCATCGATCCAAAGGTGCCCTCGGCCGCCCGCGTTCTGGAGGAGCCGATCCTGGTGACACGGGCCTCGGGAACCTGTGTCGTGCCCAAGGATCGTCAACGTCGTTCGGGTGGAGGGGACTGA
- the glpX gene encoding class II fructose-bisphosphatase: MDRSLTMELVRVTEAAAVSSARWMGFGKKDEADQAATTAMRKVFDTIPMKGTVVIGEGEMDEAPMLYIGEQLGSGSPPEVDVAVDPLEGTNIVAKGLWNALAVVAVADRGNLLHAPDMYMEKLAVGPGAAGQVDLNAPVEENLKSVARALGKDMDDLVVVILDRPRHHKLIEEVRRCGARIKLIPDGDVAAAVNTGFPDTGVDILYGIGGAPEGVLAAVALKCLGGEIQGRLVPENEEQWSRCRKMGIDDPKRVLFMEDLVKGDDAIFAATGVTDGELLRGVRYRGDLATTHSLVMRAKTGTVRFIEGTHRLKKKPNLVME; the protein is encoded by the coding sequence ATGGACCGGAGTCTGACCATGGAATTGGTGCGGGTGACGGAAGCCGCCGCCGTCTCTTCCGCCCGTTGGATGGGATTCGGGAAGAAGGACGAGGCGGATCAGGCGGCCACCACCGCGATGCGGAAGGTGTTCGATACCATTCCCATGAAGGGTACCGTGGTGATCGGTGAAGGGGAGATGGATGAAGCGCCGATGCTGTACATCGGCGAGCAGCTGGGGTCGGGATCGCCCCCCGAGGTGGATGTGGCCGTCGATCCCCTGGAGGGGACCAATATCGTGGCGAAGGGGCTGTGGAACGCCCTTGCCGTCGTGGCGGTCGCCGACCGGGGCAACCTGTTGCACGCCCCCGACATGTACATGGAGAAGCTGGCCGTGGGTCCCGGCGCGGCGGGACAGGTGGATCTCAACGCGCCGGTGGAGGAGAATCTGAAATCCGTGGCCCGGGCACTGGGGAAGGATATGGACGATCTGGTGGTGGTGATCCTCGACCGCCCGCGCCATCACAAGTTGATTGAGGAAGTCAGGCGATGCGGCGCCCGGATCAAGCTGATTCCCGACGGCGACGTGGCTGCGGCGGTCAACACGGGATTTCCCGACACGGGTGTGGATATCCTGTACGGGATCGGCGGGGCTCCCGAAGGCGTGCTGGCGGCGGTGGCTCTGAAATGCCTGGGTGGTGAAATCCAGGGCCGGTTGGTTCCCGAAAACGAGGAGCAGTGGTCCCGCTGCCGCAAGATGGGGATCGACGATCCCAAAAGGGTGCTGTTCATGGAGGACCTCGTCAAGGGGGATGATGCCATCTTCGCGGCCACCGGAGTGACCGACGGGGAACTGCTCCGGGGAGTTCGCTACCGGGGCGATCTGGCGACCACCCACTCCTTGGTGATGAGGGCCAAGACGGGAACGGTCCGCTTCATCGAAGGGACCCACCGGCTGAAGAAAAAACCCAATTTGGTCATGGAATGA
- a CDS encoding class II fructose-1,6-bisphosphate aldolase gives MPLVPMSHFLPRAKQEGYAVGQFNMNNLEFTQAIIEAAKEERSPLIFGASEGAIKYMGLNNVVALARVAAEESGLPVALHLDHGSSFEMVMKCIRAGFSSVMFDGSHYPYEENIRLTKKVVEAAHAVGVSVEGELGTIGGVEDDLQVDDEDAHLADPEEAIRFWEETRVDALAIAVGTAHGMYKGEPKIRFDIIEKVAQNIEAPIVLHGGSGVPDESIRRSISLGVGKINVNTENQVAFTQKVRGLLAEKPDLIDPRKYLGPAREAIKEVVKEKIRLFGSSGKA, from the coding sequence ATGCCGCTCGTACCGATGTCCCATTTTCTCCCACGCGCCAAACAAGAGGGATATGCCGTCGGACAGTTCAATATGAATAACCTGGAATTCACCCAGGCGATCATCGAGGCGGCCAAGGAAGAGCGCTCCCCGCTCATTTTCGGGGCGAGTGAAGGAGCCATCAAGTACATGGGGCTGAACAACGTGGTCGCGCTGGCCCGGGTGGCCGCCGAGGAATCGGGGCTGCCCGTCGCGCTGCACCTGGACCACGGAAGCAGCTTTGAAATGGTGATGAAATGCATCCGGGCCGGATTTTCGTCGGTGATGTTCGACGGGTCCCATTACCCTTATGAGGAGAATATCCGCCTGACGAAAAAAGTGGTGGAAGCCGCTCACGCCGTCGGCGTCTCCGTGGAAGGGGAGCTGGGTACCATCGGCGGTGTGGAGGACGATCTGCAGGTGGACGATGAGGATGCCCACCTCGCCGATCCGGAGGAGGCGATTCGCTTCTGGGAGGAGACCCGCGTCGACGCCTTGGCCATCGCGGTGGGGACCGCCCACGGCATGTACAAGGGCGAACCGAAAATCCGCTTTGACATCATCGAGAAGGTGGCCCAAAACATCGAGGCGCCGATCGTTCTTCACGGCGGATCCGGCGTGCCGGATGAATCGATTCGCCGATCGATTTCCCTCGGAGTGGGCAAAATCAATGTGAACACGGAAAATCAGGTTGCCTTCACCCAAAAGGTTCGGGGGCTGTTGGCGGAAAAGCCGGATCTGATCGATCCCCGGAAATACCTGGGTCCCGCCCGGGAAGCGATCAAGGAAGTAGTCAAGGAGAAGATTCGCCTTTTCGGCAGTTCCGGAAAGGCCTGA